A single Eremothecium sinecaudum strain ATCC 58844 chromosome VIII, complete sequence DNA region contains:
- the EGD1 gene encoding Egd1p (Syntenic homolog of Ashbya gossypii AGL245C; Syntenic homolog of Saccharomyces cerevisiae YPL037C (EGD1) and YDR252W (BTT1)), protein MPIDQEKLAKLQKLSANNKVGGTRRKLAKKSTGGNNSNKDDTKLQSQLAKLKAVTIDNVEEANFFKEDGNVLHFNKVGVQVAPQHNTSVFYGIPQEKSLQEMFPGIIPQMGSESIEALTQLASQLQATKLGENAGNAKDEGKEDDIPDLIEGQGFEADVE, encoded by the coding sequence ATGCCCATTGACCAAGAGAAGCTAGCAAAACTTCAAAAATTATCTGCTAATAACAAGGTCGGCGGTACACGTAGAAAGCTGGCTAAGAAATCTACCGGCGGCAACAACTCGAATAAGGATGACACCAAATTACAAAGTCAACTTGCAAAATTAAAGGCTGTCACTATTGACAATGTTGAAGAAGCCAATTTCTTTAAGGAAGACGGTAACGTTTTGCATTTTAACAAGGTCGGTGTTCAAGTTGCTCCTCAACATAACACCTCGGTTTTCTACGGTATTCCACAAGAAAAATCCTTGCAAGAAATGTTCCCAGGTATTATTCCACAAATGGGCTCTGAGTCGATTGAGGCTTTGACTCAATTAGCTTCCCAATTGCAAGCTACCAAGCTTGGTGAAAACGCTGGAAATGCTAAAGATGAAGGTAAGGAAGACGACATTCCAGACTTGATTGAAGGCCAAGGTTTTGAAGCCGACGTCGAGTAA
- the MET31 gene encoding Met31p (Syntenic homolog of Ashbya gossypii AGL246W; Syntenic homolog of Saccharomyces cerevisiae YDR253C (MET32) and YPL038W (MET31)): MSEDRLFFQQAAEAIMQTCLHSDRIDPTIRELLSRIRSTSSNNVSEHNQAYENSIEGQPNYFDTLLSSNSNSVSTVSSNTVKKRKVSLPTCKSDDHSSGEDRKFHCAKCNLVFRRSGDLRRHEKVHLPILPNICSLCGKGFARKDALKRHFDTLTCKRNRLKLLAIGGDINEILEKARQNGAGV, translated from the coding sequence ATGTCCGAAGACAGGCTGTTCTTTCAGCAGGCTGCGGAAGCTATTATGCAGACTTGTCTTCATAGCGACAGGATTGATCCCACTATTCGTGAACTACTATCTCGTATTAGGTCCACATCATCAAATAATGTTTCAGAACACAACCAAGCTTACGAAAACAGTATCGAAGGACAACCGAACTACTTTGACACACTTCTCTCATCGAACTCAAATTCTGTTTCGACAGTAAGTTCGAATACAGTTAAAAAACGCAAGGTGTCGCTGCCGACATGTAAAAGCGACGATCATTCCTCTGGCGAGGACCGTAAGTTCCACTGCGCGAAGTGCAACTTAGTATTTCGCCGAAGCGGCGATCTTCGCCGACATGAGAAAGTGCACCTGCCGATTTTGCCAAATATCTGTTCACTATGTGGCAAAGGATTTGCCAGGAAAGATGCACTGAAAAGACATTTTGACACTCTCACATGCAAGCGTAATAGGCTTAAGTTGTTAGCAATAGGAGGCGATATTAACGAAATCCTAGAAAAAGCCCGCCAAAACGGGGCAGGAGTTTGA
- a CDS encoding uncharacterized protein (Syntenic homolog of Saccharomyces cerevisiae YPL039W; no homolog in Ashbya gossypii), which translates to MVTDNWNQMSGSYCTTISPPSSPGPDIDVLKDISSQERRSNLLINHLVQNLLENYGDLLEPVASSRSKPIQPYEIVTFIHCMLLRSRASERQFLSAYDLTAKFLDSCRRHDINYLQFLHYDIRKAITACMLFSHYKCQGLGCCPYYLYSRMTGLSEEEIRNICRIVGLVLQYCFRSPSEPDLGPI; encoded by the coding sequence ATGGTAACGGATAATTGGAACCAAATGTCGGGTTCCTACTGTACAACCATCTCTCCTCCTTCCAGTCCCGGTCCTGACATCGACGTCTTGAAGGACATCTCATCTCAAGAGCGTCGCAGTAACCTTCTTATAAATCATCTTGTTCAAAACTTATTAGAAAATTATGGTGATTTGCTCGAGCCAGTGGCTTCTAGTCGTTCGAAACCAATACAGCCTTATGAGATTGTAACTTTCATTCATTGCATGCTCCTCAGAAGTAGGGCATCGGAACGTCAATTCCTCTCAGCTTACGATTTAACTGCAAAATTTCTGGATAGCTGCCGCCGCCACGATATCAACTATCTGCAGTTTCTACACTACGACATACGCAAGGCCATCACAGCTTGTATGCTGTTTAGTCACTATAAGTGTCAGGGTTTGGGCTGCTGTCCGTACTATCTCTACTCGCGCATGACTGGTCTCagcgaagaagaaataCGAAACATATGCCGTATCGTCGGCCTCGTGCTCCAATACTGCTTCAGGTCACCATCAGAACCAGATCTAGGCCCCATATGA